The Silene latifolia isolate original U9 population chromosome 4, ASM4854445v1, whole genome shotgun sequence region catgtctcttgtggcctataccgccacagttaaacaGTCGACCCCAGTGCGCTCATCGttcccacgaccacgcccataagaagcccctgtactaaaccccgagccagatgaatatactctagcctgagtgtggttgcccttcttgtagctagattggccaccaccctcgctctcagcctttcttttctcaacacctctctcccgagccatctctaccaacctctcagctctcccaaccctctcataagcttccttaacatcagtaaggactcctacgggtaacttatccattatcttgggggtcaaccccttctcaaacctcagagttaggttctcctcactcaatcccatatcctcagcatacctagacttctcattaaacttttTGTAGTACTCATCCACAGACATCTCAGaggtcatcttgaacccatcaaactcctccctcagcttactcctcacatgctccggcacgaactccctcttcatagctttcctaaactcttcccaaggaatagcaggcaaccCCTGCTTCTCATACATATCTCTAGCGCTCAcctttaccttatcccaccactctcctgctgcctccctcaagtagaacgcagcttgttctaccctcatctcatccggacaatgtaccaaatccagaatgttctccatctcacgatgccaattgtcaagaagaattggctccccggttcccttatactctttcgggttaaacctagctatgtagagactgatcttagaatgatcaacctccttatcctttcccactttctttagcgcttccgtaagagcatcttgatgctccaacatcttaactatgtcatcaactttcatgctctcagctctcgcatacaaggcggttttctttggcggcatcttgaaactatataagaaaaggtagatataaacatacatactataacccaaaacacgaaaacagcctgcacagaccccactcgatcgagtaccataacctactcgatcgagtgcccaacatactcgatcgagtgccctgactccagaccccaaacagaccttctgatctctaacatactcgaccgagctgacaagccactcgatcgagtgccccctactcgatcgagtgcccctacgtactcgatcgagtacccaaaaacacggttctgaccataaaaacatcaaaatatccactcgatcgagttaagcccactcgatcgagcacctcacctactcgatcgagtgccccccactcgatcgagtcatgcagactcgtatacactacccgcatgttatctcacttaACCCAACATAATACGCAATCTTGATATACTCAGCATTATAATTATTACTACGCATGCAAATCTACACAAGTTCTCATATGATCATTAAAGCAATCTATTTCATAttatcaaaatgccacattataaacacccAATATGCTTCTTCATTCAATTCACATATAAAACCTATCTTTTCAACCTTTAACCATACTTTCAATTCTCCACTTCCAACATCCAACACTTCACAACACATACTATTATGTACACATACgaaccaaaagacaacacatacgaccttgacacataccccccatgtgaccggtttaaAATTGCAGcttgagttcgcgactttaggacgtctcccaagcctttgcattagctcctataaCTTTTACcctaggttcattttaatttgactccctatgttcattagattcattagttacaggtttcaggatcgtcgctctgataccactttgtgacacccccatactccaagtgccttaccaggaccacttaggtataaagatgtcaccatctcggtttcccaaggcaatgataatcaaaagacaataaagaaacaacatttaaatagtataaagtttagtgaatacaatccaaaaccaactgatgaAATACGATTACATGTTCTTAAACCAAATGTCTAACAACTAAacaaaatgtctgacaaactactcaactacagcggaagactttatcatctcgtggtgacgcatcccagctagcccatatatctcgactcatacttgttcaccatccccgaatggatcaccacagttttttaaaacaaagacggggtcagtactaatcacacaatcatatataattactataagacagaaaccaacacatctcaatcgtcacataacccaaactccataatcaactcctcatcactgactacacactaaagtgtgtagccctgccagagtacccatcgcaacaggtaactccactccgccagtgggggaccgcaaccgttcccacctaagccccgctcataccatagagcgacaaacccaaatccattaatgtgcacatcccttctgtcgCGAGTTCCACAAAAGGTGAATaataggcgtgaagccactcccgtaagtgactccactcagccagggatgcaccccgaagaacacaacagatacaatcaatcacaaccatcaacagtaaccaattccaacaaccgtcacaatacgagtatgatattatacaacaaacacaaccaacaatcaacagattatgtgactaatactcagtagggaaaccctacttggaacgcaacacacgcagacgatctcaacagctgtatcaaaaagcctcttctacgaatcctcctcctaacacatcatcacataataactaaccatacaaaaactaacacaaatccccaatccccccaaattagggtttaaacaaacttgactaaatactataaaatcggtatgtagatcttaccctcgacgcaaggatcacaaggatgcaaagaacgatgaaatccgacctctcaagctccgggatttgtcaataacacggatgaatgcgaagaacgtaacttgaatctcttttcaatgtgattaggtttgtaaaagtgtattataaagatgacggaaagatttatatattaatccgtgttatttaCAAAAACCGACAAAGCATTACCCggaaaccgagctactcgatcgagtaactgacgtactcgatcgagtgccacttactcgatcgagtgcccaggctactcgatcgagtaccctacaggcagaatactgttttaaaaaacaaaacacccttactcgacagagtaaggcccactcgatagagtacccagagactcataaaaccgtagtattacacgtacacattgtttggtaccgtcatcgtgtattaaatcacttgacttaccacttcgaccaactacaccatcactaaacaaagcaacactccttactttacaaaaacggttttaaatcgagttttccggctttacaagtttttacactttcgtcgatttctcgtcaagcaacctagcatgtaagtttAATCCACTTATTTCATGTTATTTTATCTCTTTCAtgttaaaacatgcataacatagtCCAAAATACGGATTCTGGCTGCCTaggtcagaactcaaatgtgtttgaatTCATTCTTTCCcattttcatttcttatttacaatcggtttttaccgtttcaaatcatttttatgatgaatatttttaaccataaattatattcacccttggttcctcataccatgacggtttaatctgtgactcggtgataatatttggttaattacattttaaagggtattttaaaaccttttattcatttgtttacatttgcaaaacaaccatattagtcatacatgcataatcatccttggttctacatatcaTATCGGTTTAattcgagtacgatgataaacttcgactaattacaaagcaatgaacttaatataattaggtCATATCAAGCATCTTTTTACACTTtatttacaaagcaatgaacttaacataattagttcataacaaacatttttacatccatttttacaaaactattcatgttaagcttgcaaaaccgaacccgacatcgaatattatcaacataATGATAACTATTTCGagtcccgttcttcatattaacacaaaagcgatcttaacgaccttttcaacaaaacgGGTTTTGATGCCCTTTTACAAATAATTTCACAAACATTTTAAACAACTAGGAGACACCCTTTAGGTCGTCGCCTAACTTGCGCCTAAACAGGCCTcctgatttccagttttcaaacttGGACAGGCTCCCTTGCATCGCcctatggctcgcgcctcaataggttgCCTAATGTCGTTCCTGTTTCCTTTCtagcactcgtctaggacgataCCGACTTCGGTTAACCTAAATACAgaacggatcagattgacgagtccGCATTTTACACTTTACATTAACAAAACACATTTCTAAAGACAAATGGattacgttatgcaccataaacctaactcggtaaatggatgtttaatttccatcttgcatgcaatGCAAattaacattaaatccaactcgacattaATTTCttaatatttggataaacaaccgacatagcaaatttcacatgttaggtttaaacttgtggatgcgcattcatgcatttacccattttatcaactttgacatttaaccaaccaatatcgattagtagaggccgctaccgcgggcgagattgggtgtccgattaaagagcttcccaatacgtaccctcacctcttactcagaaactttggataatggacgaccttatccagggcgaacgagagtcattctagagataggatgctaaagagggacgattccttatctttagtacctatgtcaagcaccgctttttgccttgattgacctaggtataaagtggactcgaacggtttccagacatcccataattgcttggtggcgactccgaacatctctgcatcgtttcgagacccttcaccgagacgaaaccgaccgatctaaaatgatctgatcgaaagcatttaatacgccgccgagcatggctttcagaCCGCCgcgtgtccacagattggcctggcgcgcgggtgggcccatgtccacaaataACTGCCGAGACTTCTTGATACTTCATCCAAGCGCTTGATATAGCACCCCCTTGCTCAGAGTTCTTCTCTATTGGACTTCGTTTATATTCTATGTGGATTAGCAAGCTTAGGCCCAATTCCTTATTCTTCAATTAACAAGTCCACGTACctttaaaataataaatttagtaccttaacTAAATTGAGCACTAACAGTAAATGTTATTAGGTTTTTTAAAGCCCTAATTATCACACGTCTATATGGCGGCAATAGTTGATAATTATGGCTGCCATGTTTTCTAAATATTCTCATGAATGTTAAACCAATGGCCTTTCCTTAAAGTCTCCAtctcctatttactaaatgaataggcattCTGAAAAAATTTTCCGCCAAAGTACATCGACTCAAATATGGAAATAAATGTTTCTATCATTAAACAAATTATTTCATTAAAATAATATTCTTTTCATCAAAATATAGTAGTTTCAATAAACTCTAAATTATActcctttaattaaaataaaataaaatagtatCAAATTATGAACTACAAATGGCTAAATCTTTCATTTGTGCTATTAACAAAGAATGATTTTACGCATACTTATTATGTATAATGAAACTAAATTATCAACGGTTATTACTACCTTTgcgacaaaaaaaaaacattgtaataatttgataaaatcgataaaataaAATCATTGACTTTGAGGtttaaaaattattttcattaaaatacataCTTCataatattttcactaaattagTTTTgagatcaattttttttttcatacaaTGAGGTAAAATATGATAATCAATGAACTGtcaattaaaattttaaaagtaATAAATTAAAATTTAACTTCTATATATACCGCGCtttattgcgcgggatctaaactagttaattaattaattactcatATAAATTAATTTGGATTATTTCATGGAAATAATCCAACCTAAACCTCATCGTCTCATATTAATCAATCCTAAtgtttaactgagaataatctTAGCTATTGCATCATTTAACTTGCACTGAACTCGGTACTTATTTGACCTGATACAACCTGTTTTCCAACAAGTCACATTTGGGTCCACCACTTTTCTATTTTTTCTGGCTCCTTCCTcatttcttcttccttcttcaattcttcattctctgtgcaattttttttttatttcttcttcttcttcttccttattgTTGAAACTCCCAGATctcaagaaaaaaagaaagaaaaagacgaACATTCAAGTATTCAACCCCAAATTCATAAAAAATCcagaaaaccctaattaattaattaacctaATTGCCCAACACATAAACCCCAAGTTCATAGGATTTGCTACAATTGAAATAGCAGCTCGTCACACTTGAACTCAGCATCATTTCCTTGCGAAGAGTTGATAAACAAGACACCCACCAGCATGTTTGTATACCTAAACATCTATACTATCCTCCCGCTTCCCTATCACCCACTCAGCATCATTTCCTTGCAAACCAAATTATACTGCCACATAAACGCCAACACCACTATCAGCCACCACAAAACTCATTCCCTAACTCTCTCACCACATACAATTAGAGGTCGTTAAGGTTACCATGGTCCATGACTCTAATTTGAGCCTTTTGCGGCCATATTGGCCCCCATGGATTGCATATCAACCGACATCAGAAGGCTATAAAAATATCGAGATAGAAATCGAAATCGAGAGTATACCAAATAAGTATCCTTTGCAACCGTGACAGCGAGAATGgttttggtggtggttgttgttgagtgTTTGGTATGACTGATGACTAGTTTGGTGATTAGATGCAATATTGGTGATGGAGGGTGTTGTGGCGGTTTTGATTTTGGGTGTTTGGTGATTGATGATGGAGAAGATAAAGGAGTGAAGATTGAAGAGGATGCAGTTTAGCTAAGGTTGACTAGTTAAGGGTTACATAGTCAAGGATACTGGTTCTTCAGGTTTCCTTCCATGGATTTAATAAAAGTTAAATGATGCAATAGTTAagattattctcagttaaacaTTATGATGGATTAatatggattaatatgagaagaggggGCTTAGGTTAGATTATTATTCTCATGAATTAACTCAATTAATTTTCGTCATGATCCATCAAGTGCGTGATCTTGTAAGACCGATTAATATTTACCCGAATCCAACTCATTTATGGTTCAAACTACAAGCGGCTCCTAAAAGAATATCATAGTCCCATAAAACTAACCGGCTATACAATATTACAAACTAACTTAGAATTTTACTAGCCAATATCTCTCTCTGGGATGTGTTCATTTTAATTCGTCTACTTTCTGAGGTTTAGTTGGTAGAATCGGTTACTTGTACAAAATAATTTATTTGTATCTATTTAGATAATAAAATTTTATTCGAATTATGACATTAGGGGTAGGAATGGTAAAAATAGTGATAAAAGGTCGACAAGGTAAGTATAAAGTCAAAGGAGTATGATAATAAATATACTTTATTATTATAAGTGGTCATGTTTTAGAACACAATATCTCTAATTTATTTCCTTAATGTGATTATTAAAATAGGTTGAAAATCAATTTTTGATACATTATTGACATATAATACAAAATTTTTGATCTCATACAATCTACTCGTAATTCCCGAGGATATCACCGAATTAAATTTTGATATTAGTAACTGTCCACACTAAGGCCATTTCTTTTCGACTGAGCTTAAtaggagctgaattgaactgcaTAGGGCTGAACTGAATGaagttgaattgaactgaatagagctgaattaaattgaaatgagctgaaattaagccagaaagaacaaggCTAAATTGCCTTAATATAAGTTTGGGATATTCTCActtgtacccctcaacttttcaTTTTCTAAGGTGTACCCTTCGTTTTTCACCAAAACATTTTGACCAATAATAATTATTTGCTACGAGTTCAGGAAACGGTAATTTTTGTttccaaaccaattatctcgtaaaggcctttgaatttgaaaaaaaatcacGGCTTTCtgaactcgtagccggtagttatggttgatCAAAGTATTTTTTTtcaacgaataaactttgaccgagcATAATTCTCGACTATGAGTTGAGACGTtggtgaattttttttcaaactgaAAAGCTCGTAAAGACGATCAATTTGAAAAGAAAAATTATCGTATTCTGTACTTGTAGCcgagagttattgacggtcaaagtttttttggtaaaaaaaagagGTATATCTCataaaatgaaaaagttgagagTTACAAGTGAGAATATCCCTATAAGATTTTATTCACACATCTTACCCTTATATATATGTGAAGTGGGTGGAATGGATATCAGTTAGATATATTATGGGCAGTGATATTGCCACCGTTACTTTCTTTAATGCCACGAACTTTATGCCTAGTGAGACTTGTTGACTTAGATATTTACCTTAATGATTTCGTGGCATTTGTATTGTTGGTCGTGGCAATATGCCGTCCCATTAATCTTTAAAATTAGGTGTACAACTGTACATGAAAAATATTTGAGGTGATAAAATCTGAAATTAAAATATTAAAACCATCTATTAATCAACCGGTATACAAATTTAGCAATTAGTAGACTATACATTCGATGTACTACAACTAACGGTGTAGTTTCTAAACATTATAATAAAATTTCGAGTTCCTTTTCTATATTTTCGCATTTTAAGGTGTGCGATCACTTATGCAaagttctaaaggatgattcatctCAACCGACCCCAAACCATGTTGGGAGTAATGCTTtgatgatgatgttgttgttgtatatccgTTTTATACAAGAAACGAGTCACATATTTCATTTAGTAAAAAAATATCCTTCTTATTATCATGCGATAGTAGTTTTTAAACCAATTTTAAAGATAAAACGGATATCTACGTTCTATACATTGATTAGTTTTccacaaattctcactttagacggacattatccgtctaaAGTTATAGACAGGTCAAATATCACTTTGTCTTATTATGAAAGAGGTGACATATTTAAAACGTCTACACTTGTGTTAGATGGATATAGCGGTCTAAAGTAAGACTAATTGTTGATTTATAGCTTTCATGTTGGACCACACCCTTGATTCTTACAcccaatatataaatatataaactaattaaaaaggcaaaaaattgtaaaaaaaaaataaaggccTAAAAGTAAAAGGGTGAAATTTCAAATAAAAAAGCAGTATAAATAGGAGTAGAATATATAGAGAGGGGGTTTGAGCCAAAAAAGCCGATCATTTGTGCTATGGTCTGATCAGATGGCGGACCATACTCCTTCCCACCATGCTCATCTTCCTTTGCCTTCTGACCCAGGTTTTCCTTTTCCCCTTTTATTCAacatttctttattgtaatttattgaTCATATTTTCATTGTTAAACCCTATTAGTTTTACTTCTATTGATGCTAATTCATGCTTTCTGTAGTTCTGTTGATGTTAAATTCATGCTTTATTTGAAAGTTGTGATTTTGGGTAATGGGTTTTTGTTATTTTGTCAAACTGGTGATGCCATTGTTGTTGATCTTTTTCTTGTTGATTTTCTGGGTTCTTGAGGAAAAAGGGTTCTTGAGTTTTTGTTTGTAGAGTTTAGGATTTCAGGATTTGTtcatttttattttcttgttGATGAATTAGTTGAATATGTGGCTACGATATAAAACTTCGCCTTTTTGATGATTTTTCTATTAATTGATTTTTGGAGTGTATTTTATTTCTTTGAAGTTGGAAAGTTTAGGTGGATTATGTATCACTCTGGTTACTCCTTGCTAGTTTAACCGTGAATTCGCAGAATAAGTTAGCACAAACGTTTCTTGCTGGGTTAGTTTTGATTGGGGTTAGCCATCACTTGCAAGTTGCAACAAGGACGACGTTTTTCTTCTAACCATCATGTCACCATATGCTTGTTAACCAGATCTTTTATTGTGTGCGACCTTCCCTTTTTTATTCAAGGGAGGACTTGCTATGTTAAATGACTAGAGTAAATGTTGCATATCAATAGGTGGGATAGATCCAGAAGGTGCTCAACTCGTGCCAATCCATATTGTGACTGATGCTTCCCAGCTTCCAGTGGAATTCCTAGAACCCTCCTCTCTTACGAAGCTGGTTATTGGGTTCGATTGTGAAGGTGTTGACCTATGTCGTGATGGGAGTCTTTGTATTATGCAGGTAAGACACACTCTGACCAAGTAAAATAAGTACGCAGGAGTATGTGCTTTTGTGCTTGTAGATATAAGGTATCATGTTTGAGTAGTAGTGGACTATTATCTCTGGTTTACTTCTATTATCTAAAGTTAAATAAATTGctggaatgttttttttttttactcttgtTTTCCTCACTTTGACAACTAGAACAAACTTGTTTTGTCAGGTACACCAATATATCTGTATGACCTTTGTTCTTTTATCCTTCCTCTCTTAAGTTGGCTAATATTTCTAATTGAACATTTTAAGTGATTGCATTATTTTCACCCGGTGGTTTGTGATTCATTAATTTTCATGTTTGGAGTCTTAAATTTGGGTTGCATTTCTCTAAACTACAGCTCGCATTTCCTGATGCTATATATCTTGTGGATGCTATAGAAGGTGGAGACATGCTTGTAGAAGCATGTAAGCCTGCTCTTGAATCAAATTATGTAACTAAAGTCATTCATGACTGCAAACGTGATAGTGAGGTAATCAACCTGTCCACTACAGTACTTTACTCTcccgtttttttctttttgctcCCAACTGTCCATCATGGCTTTTGTAATACCCTTTCTTTGTAGGCTTTGTATTTTCAATTTGGAATCAAGTTGCAGAATGTTATGGACACCCAGGTGAGCATCTTGTAAAACACCTATGAACAGCACTATCTAATAAACAACTACCATGTAACGCCCAAAAAATTAGGGGTTGGGTTTTCTGCAATTTCAGTTACCTCATTCGTAAACAGTCTCTCTGTGTTGTTACTTGTTAGCAATAGGGCCGATAGGGATAAGACTGCATACATGCAACCCCCCTTACCCCGCTATTTGCAGGAGCCCTCGAGGCGCCGAGGTAATATTGTTACTGAGTAGTTTAGCTGTAACTGTGGCAATTTGTTTTAGTTGCAAGAGTGATTAAGGTGGGAAATTGGGGAATCATGCTTTTCTATAAATCTCGCTTTCGTCCATGCGCAAGTAGAATCTATCTTCGCGATGCTTtgaatatatatatttttatctATGCTGATATAATCCTTTTTTTTCTCAGATTGCATATTCCTTGATTGAAGAACAGGAAGGACGATCAAGAGTGCCTGATGACTATATCTCCTTTGTTGGCCTTCTTGCTGATCCACGCTATTGTGGTATTGAACTTGTCATGGTATTCATTTCTATTGTGGCCTTTTGTTTATGGGCTATGGTGCTTGCATCTAGGAATGTTGACTGTGAATTCACACAGTGGCTTTCCTTCTGCTAGGTTTGAGACTTCTGCCAAAACTTATTTTTGCCTCACTCACATGTCTATCCTATGGATTGCAACTTGCAAGTTACATGGAATTTGGATGATAGAGAGTAAAAAGCTTCTAAAATTCACGATTTTAGAACTTTCGGTCATTTATAGAATTATAAATGAtgcactccaatattattgccatAGAATTTAAAGCATGGCTGTTTTTGATGTGCATAGCTAGCCTATGCACATGCCTCCCTATCTTCTTGAATTGGTTGACGTTCATTCATGAGGATAAATAATGGCTAGAAAATTTAGTTCAAACCACTGCACCTGTTATATCACTTATATGTCATACTTTTGTTATAGATATCCATCCAAATTCTTACCGAAAGATTAACACGCTAATAGCAATGACAAGGCCTCAGTCTTAAATTGTTTGGAGGCGGCTAACATGATCCGTCATTGTGGATTTGAACTCTTCTATCAGGAACTTCGATGTAACTGCTTTCCTTGGATTCTTCTTCCTCTATGAACTCTCTCTGGTCAACCAAATTTTTGCAAGTAATGTGGTGTAATCCGATGGTTTTAGCAAAATCATGAAGGAATACTAGTGTGAGAACATTTATTGAGAGACGAAATTGAAAAGGAAGTAAAGTGTATATAAAAATAGTGAATCATCTCTACCTATTACCCTTAGGTTTTATGAGCTGTTGTTTAACGTTAGGGGCTCAATGCCTGTGGTTCTTTACACCCTCATTGTGGCTCATTTTGTATGCAAGGCCTGTGTTCATGCGCCCATTTTATGGAGCTTAAGTTCTATTTTTGGAATACTCATGAACATTTTTCTTGCTCCAGGGATTTCTTATCTGGAGAAGGAGGAGGTTCGCATTCTTTTAAGGCAGGTGAGTGTAGTTAGTAACATCTTGGTTCAGGTTTGGTATTTGACTATTTGTTGCTTGAGCCATAGTTGAAACTTGAAACAACACTTTTTTCTTCCAAAAGTCTCCGTCAATGGAGTCCTTttcattttccttattttgttgttTACATTGTACCGTGCAGTTTTTTGCAATATATAAAGTATTGCCAATCCTTTATCGTTAGTTAGCTGACAAAGCCTTTATCATCTATTTTGGTTTGTAATGCATACTTTCCTTAGCTTGAAGAGTGGTTCTCATCACTGTGCTGATCGCTGTCAGATTCAAGAAATTTTCTAATGATGAAATtgacagttttttttttctttctttttagaATTCTTATTAACTGTTATTTAATGGTCTACGTTGTTTTGCTTGGCATATGATTATATGGATGCTCGTGACTGTCACCAAGCTAAACACTGCCATAAGTGCCATTACTTGTTTAGCATGTTCCGTCTTACTCACCTTCTGTGTTCATCGATATCACACCATCTATTAGGATACCTGTTACAAGAAGAAAGATATAACTTTCTGGCTTATTAGGGTTCTTGTGTCAGCGGTTAGCCATTATCTTTTACTCTATGTATATTCTGGAACATCTTGTATCTACTGGTTTCTGACATTGTAGCCGTGTAGCTTGTTAATGCTCACTTGCTCTTTTTTGGCTGGTTCATCCCTAATGTTACTCTTTTGTGAGTTGTGATGTAATTCATCTTCATTCCCTTTCTAGGACCCAAAATTCTGGACATACAGACCATTGTCTGAACTTATGATTCGAGCAGCAGCTGATGATGTTCGTTTTCTGCTATATATCTATCATAAAATGATGGAAAAGCTGAATGCCCAGTCCTTATGGCATCTTGCAGTTCGTGGTGCTCTGTATTGTCGTTGTTTCTGTATCAGTGACAACCATTTTGCTGATTGGCCGGC contains the following coding sequences:
- the LOC141653462 gene encoding uncharacterized protein LOC141653462 gives rise to the protein MADHTPSHHAHLPLPSDPGGIDPEGAQLVPIHIVTDASQLPVEFLEPSSLTKLVIGFDCEGVDLCRDGSLCIMQLAFPDAIYLVDAIEGGDMLVEACKPALESNYVTKVIHDCKRDSEALYFQFGIKLQNVMDTQIAYSLIEEQEGRSRVPDDYISFVGLLADPRYCGISYLEKEEVRILLRQDPKFWTYRPLSELMIRAAADDVRFLLYIYHKMMEKLNAQSLWHLAVRGALYCRCFCISDNHFADWPALPSIPDDMPLPVDGKDPEEEILSVLDVPPGKMGRVIGRKGASILSIKESCNAEILIGGSKGPPDKVFVIGPVKQVRKAEAMIRGRMLDM